A stretch of Lactuca sativa cultivar Salinas chromosome 6, Lsat_Salinas_v11, whole genome shotgun sequence DNA encodes these proteins:
- the LOC111899463 gene encoding heat shock 70 kDa protein 15-like translates to MNVVGFDLGNESCVVAVARQRGIDVVLNDESKRETPALVCFGDKQRFLGTAGAATSMMNPKNTISQIKRLIGRPFSDPELQQDLKALPFSVTEGPDGFPLINARYLGETKSFTPTQVMGMVFSNMKTIAEKNLNAAVVDCCIGVPIYFTDLQRRVVMDAATIAGLHPLRLMHETTATTLAYGIYKTDLPENEQLNVAFIDIGHASMQVCSEAQCPLVQYITRELLTCLIMEHVMRFASPEYAPVRSDSVVGELKLSEPTDVILLGIPKIEKLEIEGKAFHTNLYAVRCNYSGGKEGETERIIKHMINLFGLVLSMAPSPAPALPPSFSSIMQRFKSY, encoded by the exons ATGAACGTAGTTGGATTTGATCTTGGGAATGAGAGTTGTGTTGTGGCAGTTGCCAGACAAAGGGGAATTGATGTTGTTCTTAATGATGAGTCAAAACGTGAGACTCCTGCTCTTGTGTGTTTTGGTGATAAACAGCGTTTTCTTGGAACAGCTGGTGCTGCAACCAGTATGATGAACCCAAAAAACACCATTTCCCAAATTAAGCGGTTAATAGGGCGTCCTTTTTCTGATCCTGAATTGCAACAAGATCTCAAGGCTTTGCCTTTTTCAGTTACTGAGGGACCCGATGGTTTCCCATTGATCAATGCAAGGTATCTTGGGGAAACAAAGTCATTCACCCCAACACAAGTTATGGGAATGGTTTTCTCAAACATGAAGACAATAGCTGAAAAGAATTTAAATGCAGCAGTTGTGGATTGTTGTATTGGGGTACCTATCTACTTCACTGATCTTCAAAGAAGAGTGGTAATGGATGCAGCTACTATTGCCGGTTTGCATCCTCTACGGTTGATGCATGAGACAACAGCCACTACTTTAGCTTATGGAATATACAAAACTGACTTACCTGAAAATGAGCAGCTCAATGTAGCCTTCATTGACATTGGACATGCTAGCATGCAGGTATGCAGTGAAGCTCAATGCCCTTTAGTTCAATACATTACACGAGAGCTTTTAACATGCTTAATAATGGAACATGTAATGAGATTCGCAAGCCCCGA GTATGCACCTGTTCGTAGCGATTCGGTTGTTGGTGAGCTGAAGTTGTCAGAGCCAACTGATGTAATTCTCCTAG GAATTCCTAAAATAGAGAAGCTAGAAATTGAAGGGAAAGCTTTCCATACAAACTTATATGCAGTTCGTTGTAATTATAGTGGAGGAAAAGAGG gtGAAACAGAAAGGATCATCAAACATATGATCAACCTATTTGGGCTAGTATTATCTATGGCTCCTTCTCCTGCTCCTGCTCTTCCCCCATCATTTTCTTCCATTATGCAAAGATTTAAATCTTACTAG